Proteins encoded by one window of Clostridia bacterium:
- the recJ gene encoding single-stranded-DNA-specific exonuclease RecJ: MRKNWIVKIPDKTAERSIMSELHLSRVTASVLASRGFKDTAEAEEFLSPKHESEPDPMLMTDMDRAVARIRDAMCSDETIGIIGDYDVDGITATAILFKYFSRAGVRVIYHIPSRDGEGYGISVDTLRRLKELGCSLVISVDCGITAVEEAEFARSINLDMIVTDHHEVGETIPDCTAVINPKRPGDAYPYSKLSGVGVAYKLICALGVKEHNEEYIAFAALGTLADMMPVTGENRNLVIKGMQYIRSGVNVGLSQLMSKAGVSANRFNSFSVSFILAPRMNAAGRIESAETALKLLLEDDEYAAGLIAEKLCSLNKTRQETEAEIFRQAVETVESDESYKDDKIIVLYNESWHQGVIGIVAAKITEKYEKPAILFTLANGTGKGSGRSVSGFSIHKAVSDCSELLTNFGGHEYAVGLGIEIEKIPEFRKKINEITSQIDIPPRQLEIDTEIYPDELSIDTVRSIGVLEPYGEGNAQPVFILCDAKLTYLKLVGEKHTRISLRCGRLGYDAIYYNAIPEGLDVSVGDAVDVAFTLGINEYNGQENLQIIVKDISPAGTFDADIERFRVVKASGMLEDKNDVPGFSDFERVYRALLRSGEGIIRPDAFASELSAIGEPISTLKLLIILSVFSELSLVNVSNNGSSLDFSVIKDAPKTDLSHSELLRRIKQNV, encoded by the coding sequence GATCCGATGCTTATGACTGATATGGACAGGGCCGTCGCGAGAATACGCGATGCAATGTGTTCTGATGAAACTATCGGGATAATCGGAGACTATGACGTGGACGGAATAACCGCCACTGCAATTTTATTCAAGTATTTTTCGCGCGCCGGTGTACGCGTAATCTATCATATTCCGTCCCGCGACGGCGAGGGATACGGCATCAGTGTAGACACGCTGCGGCGCCTAAAGGAGCTCGGATGCTCTCTCGTTATATCAGTTGACTGTGGTATCACGGCTGTTGAAGAGGCGGAGTTCGCAAGGTCCATCAACCTCGATATGATAGTTACAGACCATCATGAAGTTGGGGAGACCATCCCCGACTGCACTGCTGTAATCAATCCCAAGCGTCCCGGAGACGCGTATCCTTATTCAAAGCTTTCGGGAGTCGGAGTTGCTTATAAGCTTATCTGCGCTCTTGGAGTCAAGGAGCATAACGAGGAATACATCGCCTTTGCCGCGCTCGGTACGCTCGCGGACATGATGCCCGTCACAGGCGAAAACCGCAATCTCGTTATCAAAGGAATGCAATATATCCGTTCAGGCGTAAATGTCGGTCTTTCTCAACTCATGAGTAAAGCCGGCGTATCTGCAAACCGATTCAACTCATTCTCGGTTTCTTTCATACTCGCTCCGAGGATGAATGCTGCCGGCAGGATAGAGAGTGCCGAAACCGCGTTGAAGCTTCTGCTCGAAGATGACGAATACGCTGCCGGACTGATAGCCGAAAAACTCTGCTCACTGAACAAGACGCGGCAGGAAACCGAAGCCGAGATATTCCGCCAGGCAGTTGAAACAGTCGAAAGTGACGAGAGCTATAAAGATGATAAAATTATAGTACTCTATAACGAAAGCTGGCACCAGGGTGTTATCGGCATCGTTGCGGCAAAGATTACCGAGAAATATGAAAAACCCGCTATACTTTTCACCCTTGCCAACGGGACCGGTAAAGGATCCGGGAGAAGCGTATCCGGATTCTCTATACATAAAGCCGTATCCGACTGTTCAGAGCTGCTGACAAATTTCGGCGGGCATGAGTATGCGGTCGGACTCGGTATCGAAATTGAAAAGATCCCCGAATTCCGAAAGAAGATCAACGAGATTACCTCGCAGATCGATATTCCTCCGAGGCAACTGGAAATAGACACGGAAATATACCCCGACGAGCTTTCTATTGATACCGTGAGGAGTATCGGGGTGCTTGAACCTTATGGAGAGGGAAATGCGCAGCCGGTTTTCATACTCTGCGACGCAAAACTTACGTACCTGAAGCTTGTCGGTGAAAAGCATACCCGCATATCCCTGCGATGCGGACGTCTCGGATACGATGCGATTTATTACAATGCGATTCCCGAAGGTCTTGATGTTTCCGTCGGCGACGCTGTCGATGTCGCGTTCACGCTCGGCATAAACGAGTATAACGGACAGGAGAACCTCCAAATCATTGTCAAAGATATTTCGCCTGCCGGCACATTCGACGCTGATATCGAGCGTTTCAGAGTCGTTAAGGCAAGCGGTATGCTTGAGGACAAAAACGATGTCCCCGGTTTTTCCGACTTTGAGCGCGTTTACAGGGCGCTTCTTCGTTCCGGAGAGGGCATTATCCGCCCCGATGCGTTCGCTTCCGAGCTTTCGGCGATCGGTGAACCGATATCCACCCTCAAACTGCTGATAATACTTTCCGTGTTTTCCGAGCTTTCGCTCGTAAACGTATCCAACAACGGTTCTTCACTTGATTTCAGCGTGATCAAAGACGCTCCGAAGACCGACCTTTCGCATTCCGAACTCTTGAGGAGAATAAAACAAAATGTCTGA
- the spoIVA gene encoding stage IV sporulation protein A, which produces MINTNIYADIAKRTSGDVYVGVVGPVRTGKSTFIKKFMEKLVIPNIPDGVKAERATDELPQSSAGRTIMTTEPKFIPNEAVEVAFAGNTSARVRMVDCVGFVVPGALGYTEGDAPRMVTTPWFEEQIPFEQAAEIGTKKVISDHSTIGIMVTTDGTIGELSYDDYRDAEERVAAELKALDKPFVILLNSAFPNDPDTIALRKQLEDKYEVPVLLMNVIELQEEQIRDIIEKVLLEFPVKEIGISLPRWVNSLPADHWLRASVYTDIKANMLSLRKVREVANAVEALAKNEYISHASVVSIDLGSGSGTVDLKIEDRLLYRVISESSGTEIADESDLIELVMETSRLKKEYSKFESALREVESTGYGIVNPTISDMQLEPPEIVKQGGKYGIRLKASAPSIHMMKANVRTEVAPIVGSEKQSEELVNYLLSEYESDPEKIWDSDIFGKSLHELVNEGLNNKIYRMPSDARFKIQETLQRVINDGCNGLVCIIL; this is translated from the coding sequence ATGATTAACACTAATATTTACGCCGATATTGCAAAGCGCACCTCGGGAGACGTTTACGTAGGCGTCGTCGGACCGGTGAGAACGGGCAAATCCACTTTTATCAAAAAGTTTATGGAAAAGCTTGTCATCCCGAATATACCGGACGGCGTGAAAGCCGAAAGGGCAACGGATGAACTTCCCCAAAGCTCCGCCGGCAGAACGATAATGACTACCGAGCCGAAATTCATACCGAACGAGGCGGTCGAGGTCGCGTTTGCCGGCAATACGAGCGCAAGGGTAAGAATGGTCGACTGCGTGGGATTCGTTGTTCCGGGCGCCCTCGGCTACACTGAGGGCGATGCGCCGCGCATGGTCACGACCCCGTGGTTTGAGGAACAGATCCCGTTTGAACAGGCGGCTGAAATCGGAACAAAGAAGGTCATCAGCGATCACTCGACAATCGGTATCATGGTCACAACGGACGGCACGATAGGGGAGTTGTCATACGACGACTACAGAGACGCGGAAGAACGCGTCGCGGCTGAATTGAAAGCGCTCGACAAGCCGTTCGTAATACTGCTCAATTCGGCGTTTCCGAACGACCCCGATACGATCGCGCTTCGCAAGCAGCTTGAGGATAAATACGAAGTGCCGGTGCTTCTGATGAACGTCATCGAGCTTCAGGAAGAGCAGATAAGAGATATAATAGAAAAGGTGCTTCTCGAGTTTCCCGTTAAAGAGATCGGCATATCTCTTCCGCGATGGGTTAATTCCTTACCTGCGGATCATTGGCTTCGCGCCTCCGTGTATACGGATATAAAAGCGAATATGCTTTCGCTACGGAAGGTCAGGGAAGTGGCAAACGCCGTTGAAGCGTTAGCGAAAAACGAATATATTTCTCACGCCTCGGTCGTTTCAATAGACCTCGGCAGCGGCTCCGGTACCGTCGATCTCAAGATAGAGGATCGGCTCCTTTACAGAGTAATCAGCGAAAGCAGCGGAACGGAGATCGCCGACGAATCCGATCTCATCGAACTCGTTATGGAAACCTCGCGGCTGAAAAAAGAATACAGCAAATTCGAAAGCGCTCTGCGAGAAGTGGAATCGACCGGCTACGGTATCGTTAATCCGACAATTTCGGATATGCAGCTTGAACCGCCGGAAATCGTGAAGCAGGGTGGGAAATACGGCATCAGACTGAAGGCGTCCGCACCTTCGATACATATGATGAAAGCGAACGTCCGCACCGAAGTCGCTCCGATAGTCGGCTCTGAAAAACAGTCCGAAGAGCTTGTCAACTACCTTCTCTCCGAATACGAATCCGATCCCGAGAAAATCTGGGATTCGGATATTTTCGGCAAGTCGCTTCATGAGCTGGTGAATGAAGGCCTCAACAACAAGATATACCGCATGCCCTCGGACGCGCGTTTTAAGATCCAGGAAACTCTGCAGCGCGTAATAAACGACGGCTGCAACGGTCTGGTCTGCATAATTCTCTGA
- the hemZ gene encoding coproporphyrinogen dehydrogenase HemZ produces the protein MKFEHIGHSYIQYAENVARMFFRDSTDAAVTTKLSRCEDVTRLSASVAYGGKTEAADIIVNNNSCDYVKDCKHGLGVCVYNACGAVTGISLPFGVLCGVRPAKIATDILLAGGSEEDAYRHYVDDLKVFPEKARSCVAVASEQKDLLARDNEKRCNLYVSIPFCPSRCNYCSFVSHSIERAGKLVEPYLDILIDELKTAAEIIKDASLINDAVYVGGGTPGILSADQTRRLCSAVNKHFPNRTEFTYEFGRADVASADKFDILKSSGVTRICINPQILSDEVLEKNGRRHTVEQFYNAFKAARNAGFDNINCDVIAGLPYSTAEVFSDTVRNLIALGADDITMHTLALKRSSDYYEESLSIDHGLAESSFDAAEKILHEAGYREYYMYRQKRAGGNLENKGYALSGKKSIYNILMMSDAETVISVGSGGITKLVADGGKTIKRICNYKYPYEYIEKPDKIKQNSSFIKEFYSARSI, from the coding sequence ATGAAGTTTGAACATATAGGACATTCCTATATTCAGTACGCCGAAAACGTCGCGCGCATGTTTTTCAGAGACTCTACGGATGCCGCTGTTACAACTAAACTGTCGCGCTGCGAAGACGTAACGCGGCTATCGGCTTCCGTTGCTTATGGCGGGAAGACCGAAGCCGCGGATATTATTGTCAACAACAACTCGTGCGATTATGTCAAGGATTGTAAACACGGCCTCGGCGTGTGCGTATACAACGCTTGCGGCGCCGTTACAGGTATTTCTTTGCCGTTCGGCGTGCTCTGCGGCGTCCGTCCGGCGAAAATAGCGACCGATATCCTGCTTGCCGGAGGCAGCGAAGAAGACGCGTACAGGCATTACGTAGACGATCTTAAGGTGTTTCCGGAAAAAGCGCGGTCCTGCGTAGCGGTTGCGTCAGAACAGAAAGACCTTCTGGCGCGCGATAATGAAAAACGCTGCAATCTTTACGTTTCAATCCCGTTTTGCCCGAGCAGATGCAATTACTGCTCCTTCGTCAGCCATTCGATAGAACGCGCCGGAAAGCTCGTCGAGCCCTATCTGGATATACTGATAGATGAGTTGAAAACCGCGGCAGAGATTATCAAAGACGCGTCTTTGATAAACGACGCTGTGTATGTGGGCGGGGGAACGCCCGGGATCCTTTCGGCTGATCAGACTCGTCGACTTTGCAGCGCTGTAAATAAACACTTTCCCAACCGCACTGAATTCACTTATGAATTCGGCAGGGCAGACGTAGCTTCCGCGGATAAGTTCGATATTCTTAAATCGTCCGGCGTGACAAGAATCTGCATAAATCCTCAGATACTCTCGGACGAGGTTCTTGAAAAGAACGGACGGCGTCATACCGTCGAACAGTTTTACAATGCTTTCAAAGCCGCGAGAAACGCAGGGTTTGACAATATCAACTGTGACGTTATCGCCGGACTTCCGTATTCAACCGCAGAAGTGTTTTCCGATACCGTAAGAAACCTTATCGCGCTCGGGGCGGACGATATAACGATGCACACGCTTGCTTTGAAGCGTTCTTCCGACTACTACGAAGAATCGCTGAGTATTGACCATGGCCTTGCCGAGAGTTCCTTTGACGCCGCCGAAAAGATCCTTCACGAAGCCGGATACCGTGAATACTATATGTACCGACAGAAGCGCGCCGGAGGCAACCTTGAAAACAAAGGATATGCTCTCAGCGGCAAAAAAAGCATTTATAATATACTTATGATGAGCGACGCCGAAACAGTAATTTCCGTAGGCTCAGGCGGGATCACGAAGCTTGTTGCCGACGGCGGTAAGACAATCAAACGCATATGCAACTATAAATACCCGTACGAATACATAGAGAAACCGGATAAGATAAAACAAAACTCATCTTTTATCAAAGAATTTTATTCTGCAAGGAGTATATGA
- a CDS encoding DUF3794 domain-containing protein: MGLLFESGDIDILEPVLEEKSECRLETEVYLPDYLPDVQKLLRSEIIPRVASRDMLAGRITIEGEAEIRIFYKSSDDSVSCAVTHKEFSHTFAVSEPDADYDVSTETVGSINSVRASGPRKIAVKAEITTSVIAVKKSVLQIVETVSNGIEARKERISAISNAESSEREIRVTEEIELPETLPEISALLYAEAKAKVADATVSNGRFVIKGDLTVKPVCLASDGKLVDCEFSFPVSHIFDIPNLDEGYVCDAELQIVSVYAEAEQSSEGKNRVIDCEVVMNAILHAYKTSEYEIITDVFSPCSELTEEYVEAKYLTCYDFYHDEKNVKGQIKTENAVSSIINVYTSPRIMRVSADNGCLKAEGIVNADIIYVSDGSGVCSKKADIPFEFSFPYNCDFQLRCETNVSVAAVSYNISGENSVDLRCDVAIKASVCAERRLRVVSEVASAGEKESCGRCPIILYFAESGESAWDISKKYGASFSEVISENTLDGDEITTAKMLIIPLKR, translated from the coding sequence ATGGGCCTGTTGTTCGAAAGCGGCGATATCGATATTTTAGAGCCGGTTTTGGAAGAAAAAAGCGAGTGCAGACTCGAAACGGAAGTCTATTTGCCGGATTATCTTCCGGACGTTCAGAAATTACTGAGAAGTGAAATAATTCCGCGTGTGGCCTCCAGAGATATGCTTGCGGGACGCATCACGATTGAGGGAGAAGCTGAGATACGGATTTTCTACAAATCGTCAGACGACTCCGTCAGCTGCGCCGTGACACATAAGGAGTTTTCCCACACGTTCGCCGTCAGCGAACCTGACGCGGACTATGACGTTTCAACCGAAACCGTAGGAAGCATCAATTCCGTGAGGGCGTCGGGACCGCGCAAAATCGCAGTCAAAGCGGAAATAACAACGTCCGTTATCGCTGTCAAAAAGTCCGTCCTTCAGATCGTCGAAACAGTTTCCAATGGGATCGAAGCGCGAAAAGAGCGTATTTCGGCCATATCAAACGCCGAAAGTTCAGAACGTGAAATACGCGTCACCGAGGAGATCGAGCTGCCGGAAACACTTCCGGAAATATCCGCGCTCCTTTACGCAGAAGCAAAAGCGAAGGTCGCCGACGCAACGGTATCCAACGGCAGATTCGTTATCAAAGGAGATCTGACCGTCAAGCCCGTATGCCTCGCATCCGACGGAAAACTCGTCGACTGTGAATTCAGTTTCCCGGTCAGTCACATCTTTGATATCCCGAATCTTGATGAGGGCTACGTCTGTGACGCTGAATTACAGATAGTCAGCGTTTACGCCGAAGCAGAGCAAAGTTCAGAAGGGAAAAACAGGGTGATAGACTGCGAGGTCGTGATGAACGCGATCCTGCACGCTTACAAAACATCCGAATACGAAATCATCACCGACGTATTCTCTCCGTGCAGCGAGCTTACCGAAGAATACGTCGAGGCAAAGTATCTAACCTGCTATGACTTCTATCACGATGAGAAGAATGTCAAAGGGCAGATCAAAACCGAAAACGCCGTATCTTCGATAATCAATGTTTACACTTCGCCGCGAATTATGCGCGTTTCCGCAGATAACGGATGCCTGAAGGCCGAGGGGATCGTCAATGCCGATATTATTTACGTTTCCGATGGCAGTGGCGTATGTTCCAAAAAAGCCGACATACCGTTTGAATTCTCATTCCCGTACAACTGCGATTTCCAACTCAGATGCGAAACGAACGTTTCTGTCGCTGCGGTCAGCTACAATATTTCCGGTGAAAACAGCGTCGATCTGCGGTGCGACGTAGCCATAAAGGCATCGGTTTGCGCCGAACGCAGATTGCGCGTGGTAAGCGAAGTCGCTTCGGCGGGTGAAAAGGAATCCTGCGGCCGCTGTCCGATAATCCTGTACTTCGCCGAAAGCGGCGAATCCGCATGGGATATTTCAAAGAAATACGGCGCTTCTTTCAGCGAAGTAATATCCGAAAACACGCTTGACGGCGATGAAATAACAACGGCTAAAATGCTTATTATTCCGTTGAAGAGGTGA
- a CDS encoding bifunctional (p)ppGpp synthetase/guanosine-3',5'-bis(diphosphate) 3'-pyrophosphohydrolase, which yields MSELETMWNQLEDKLRSTGLPYEYDRIKLAFDTASKAHGEQRRKTGELYIHHPVEVAIILADINLDNETIMAALLHDVAEDTDMTIEDIRKLFGDQVAELVDGVTKLGQISYFTYVEQQVENMRKMLIAMAKDARVIIIKLADRLHNMRTIEGLDPQKQRDKAKETMEIFAPLAHRLGIQRIKHELEDRAVHVLDPIGCREIEEALEERSQSRDKILESIRLKLEERLSTSGIKLHIEGRRKSVYSIYRKMFMQGKSLDEIYDIFAYRIIVDTVADCYAILGIVHDEFTPITSRFKDYISTPKPNMYQSIHTTVVGNEGIPFEVQIRTWDMHYTAEYGIAAHWKYKSGEKNSKDLEERLAWVRRLLENQEDDDPEDVMQSLKLDLSLDEVFVFTPKGDVINLPTGSCVIDFAYAIHSGVGNSMVGAKVGGKIVPFDYVLQNGDIVSIITTSAEGHGPSRDWLKIIKTSEARNKIRQWFKKERREENIEQGKSMLEVELRANFISVPDESREEFLDGIAQIYKYPNATELFNAIGYGGISVSRMIPKIKEEFTKQFRDVAIQSHAVSAQKKISGGVIIEGLDNCLVKFAKCCNPVPGDDIIGFVTRGYGVSVHRKDCRVINDHIKTNGNERILSASWAASANERFIASIKIIAHDRYGLLADITQLCAQMHLLLTFVNSRLSKDGSVVTDITLEVESSSHLEQICARLEKISGVTEIKRV from the coding sequence ATGTCTGAACTCGAAACTATGTGGAACCAACTTGAAGATAAACTGCGCTCCACAGGTCTTCCATATGAATACGACAGAATAAAGCTTGCTTTTGACACCGCATCCAAAGCGCATGGTGAACAACGTCGAAAGACCGGTGAGCTGTATATTCATCATCCCGTCGAAGTCGCCATAATCCTCGCGGATATCAATCTCGATAACGAGACGATCATGGCAGCTTTGCTTCACGATGTTGCAGAAGACACCGATATGACGATAGAAGATATTCGCAAGCTGTTCGGTGATCAGGTTGCGGAGCTTGTCGACGGTGTAACGAAGCTCGGTCAAATCTCTTACTTCACTTACGTCGAGCAGCAGGTGGAGAATATGCGCAAAATGCTTATCGCGATGGCGAAGGATGCGCGCGTTATCATCATAAAGCTTGCAGACCGCCTCCACAATATGCGTACGATCGAAGGGCTCGACCCGCAGAAACAGCGCGACAAGGCGAAGGAAACTATGGAAATCTTCGCCCCGCTTGCGCACCGGCTTGGTATCCAGCGCATAAAACACGAACTCGAAGACAGAGCCGTTCACGTCCTCGATCCCATCGGCTGCCGCGAGATAGAAGAAGCCCTTGAGGAACGCAGTCAGTCACGAGACAAAATACTTGAATCCATACGCCTTAAGCTTGAGGAACGTCTTTCCACATCCGGTATAAAGCTTCATATCGAAGGCAGGCGCAAGAGCGTCTATTCGATTTATCGCAAAATGTTTATGCAGGGCAAGTCTCTTGATGAGATCTACGATATTTTCGCGTACAGGATCATCGTTGATACGGTTGCAGACTGCTATGCGATACTCGGCATCGTGCATGATGAGTTTACGCCGATTACATCGCGCTTCAAAGACTATATTTCCACACCGAAGCCGAATATGTATCAGTCGATACATACCACTGTCGTCGGCAACGAAGGCATTCCCTTTGAAGTCCAGATACGCACATGGGATATGCATTATACGGCTGAATACGGAATCGCTGCACACTGGAAGTATAAGTCCGGCGAAAAAAACAGCAAGGATCTGGAAGAGCGCCTCGCCTGGGTAAGACGTCTGCTCGAAAATCAGGAAGACGACGATCCCGAAGACGTTATGCAGTCACTGAAGCTCGACCTTTCCCTCGACGAAGTTTTCGTTTTTACTCCGAAAGGCGACGTCATCAATCTGCCCACGGGTTCATGCGTCATAGACTTCGCATACGCGATTCACAGCGGCGTCGGCAACAGCATGGTCGGCGCAAAGGTCGGGGGCAAAATCGTGCCTTTCGACTACGTACTGCAAAACGGCGATATAGTTTCGATAATCACGACGTCTGCCGAAGGCCATGGTCCGAGCCGCGACTGGCTGAAGATAATCAAGACGAGCGAAGCCAGAAACAAGATACGTCAATGGTTCAAAAAAGAGCGCCGTGAGGAGAATATCGAGCAGGGTAAATCGATGCTCGAGGTTGAGCTTCGCGCGAACTTTATCAGCGTTCCCGACGAGAGCAGGGAAGAGTTTTTAGACGGGATCGCGCAGATTTATAAGTATCCGAACGCTACTGAGCTTTTCAACGCTATCGGCTACGGCGGCATCAGTGTTTCGAGAATGATTCCGAAAATTAAAGAAGAATTCACGAAGCAGTTCCGCGATGTTGCAATACAATCCCACGCTGTTTCCGCGCAGAAGAAGATCTCGGGCGGCGTGATCATAGAAGGGCTGGATAATTGCCTTGTCAAATTCGCCAAATGCTGCAATCCCGTGCCCGGTGACGACATTATTGGCTTTGTAACGCGCGGATACGGCGTTTCCGTCCACAGAAAAGACTGCCGTGTTATCAACGATCACATTAAAACCAACGGCAACGAGCGCATTTTAAGCGCTTCCTGGGCTGCAAGCGCAAACGAACGTTTCATTGCATCGATAAAGATAATCGCTCACGACAGATACGGGCTCCTTGCGGATATAACTCAGCTTTGCGCTCAGATGCATTTACTCCTCACGTTTGTCAACTCGAGATTATCCAAAGACGGCTCCGTTGTTACCGACATAACACTCGAGGTTGAAAGTTCCTCACATCTGGAGCAGATCTGCGCGCGGCTTGAAAAGATAAGCGGAGTAACCGAGATAAAGAGAGTATAG
- the queA gene encoding tRNA preQ1(34) S-adenosylmethionine ribosyltransferase-isomerase QueA has protein sequence MRRSDYFYDLPEELIAQTPAEKRDFSRLMTVNRHTGETSDKHFNDIIDLLETGDCLVLNNTKVIPARVFGRNEAGREFEVLLLRDRGDDVWECLLRPARKAKEGEPIVFGDELTGRVTDVIEDGNRLIKFEYNGIFNEILDRVGTAPLPPYIKSRASDPSRYQTVYAKYDGSAAAPTAGLHFTDELLEKIRAKGVDTAFLTLHVGLGTFRPVKEDDLTKHVMHSEWYELPEDAAVKINAAKRRGGRVISVGTTSCRTLETVASKFGEIRADSGETSIFIYPGYEFKCIDALITNFHLPESTLIMLVSAFSSREIILNAYKEAVEKKYRFFSFGDAMLLY, from the coding sequence TTGAGACGTTCCGATTACTTCTACGATCTTCCGGAAGAACTCATCGCACAGACGCCCGCGGAAAAGCGCGATTTCTCCCGTCTGATGACCGTCAATCGACATACGGGAGAAACGTCGGATAAGCATTTTAACGACATAATAGACCTGCTTGAGACGGGCGATTGTCTGGTGTTGAATAACACGAAAGTCATACCCGCGAGGGTATTCGGCAGGAACGAGGCGGGCAGAGAGTTCGAAGTTCTCCTGCTCCGCGACAGGGGAGACGACGTCTGGGAATGCCTGCTGCGTCCGGCGCGCAAAGCGAAGGAAGGCGAGCCGATAGTTTTCGGAGACGAGCTGACAGGCAGGGTAACCGACGTTATCGAAGACGGCAACCGCCTGATCAAGTTTGAGTATAATGGCATTTTCAACGAAATACTCGACCGTGTCGGTACCGCACCGCTGCCGCCGTACATAAAGAGCCGCGCCTCCGATCCGTCACGCTACCAGACGGTCTATGCGAAATACGACGGGTCTGCCGCTGCGCCGACGGCCGGTCTCCACTTTACGGATGAACTCCTTGAAAAAATACGCGCCAAAGGCGTCGATACCGCTTTTCTTACGCTTCACGTCGGTCTCGGCACGTTCCGTCCCGTTAAAGAAGACGACCTTACGAAACACGTTATGCACAGCGAGTGGTACGAGCTGCCTGAGGATGCCGCCGTTAAAATCAACGCCGCCAAGCGGCGCGGCGGACGCGTTATCTCCGTCGGCACTACCAGCTGCCGCACCCTCGAAACCGTCGCGTCAAAGTTCGGCGAAATACGCGCAGACAGCGGGGAGACGAGCATCTTCATTTATCCCGGATATGAATTCAAATGCATCGACGCGCTGATAACAAATTTTCATCTGCCGGAAAGCACGCTGATAATGCTCGTTTCGGCATTTTCGAGCCGCGAGATAATACTCAACGCGTACAAGGAAGCCGTTGAAAAGAAATACAGATTCTTTTCCTTCGGCGACGCTATGCTCTTATATTGA
- the tgt gene encoding tRNA guanosine(34) transglycosylase Tgt — MAKFTLLKTEGNARLGRFETVHGTVETPAFMNVGTAAAIKGGLSTADLEEIGCQVELSNTYHLHLRPGDEVIKTLGGIHKFFSWDRPVLTDSGGFQVFSLAPLRKISEEGVAFASHIDGRKIFMRPEDSMRIQSNIASTIAMAFDECVENPAKYDYAAVSCERTARWLARCKAEMERLNSLPDTINKQQLLFGINQGCTFDDLRVAHMQRIAEMDLDGYAIGGLAVGESNEEMYHIIEQVEPHMPTDKIRYLMGVGTPANIIEGVARGVDLFDCVMPARNARHGHLFTHNGIINLNNAKYVTDASPIEDGCGCPTCRRYSKAYIRHLLRADEALGKRLAVIHNLWFYNHLMVEIRDAIAEGRFAAYAAAAIPKVSVRI; from the coding sequence ATGGCAAAATTCACTCTGCTGAAAACCGAAGGAAACGCACGCCTCGGCCGATTCGAAACCGTCCACGGCACAGTCGAAACACCGGCGTTCATGAACGTCGGGACCGCCGCGGCGATAAAGGGCGGTTTGTCTACCGCCGACCTCGAGGAGATCGGCTGCCAGGTCGAACTGTCTAACACGTATCACCTGCATCTGCGTCCGGGCGACGAGGTGATAAAGACGCTCGGCGGAATACATAAGTTTTTCAGCTGGGACCGTCCGGTGCTTACCGACAGCGGCGGATTCCAGGTGTTTTCGCTTGCGCCCCTGCGTAAGATAAGCGAAGAGGGTGTGGCGTTCGCCTCTCATATCGACGGACGGAAGATATTCATGCGCCCCGAAGACAGTATGCGCATACAGTCAAATATTGCATCCACAATAGCGATGGCGTTCGACGAATGCGTCGAGAACCCCGCGAAGTACGACTACGCCGCCGTTTCATGCGAACGCACCGCGCGCTGGCTCGCGCGCTGCAAAGCGGAAATGGAGCGTCTCAATTCGCTTCCGGATACCATAAACAAGCAGCAGCTTCTTTTCGGGATAAATCAGGGCTGCACTTTTGACGACCTGCGCGTTGCGCATATGCAGCGGATTGCCGAAATGGACCTTGACGGATACGCCATCGGAGGACTCGCCGTAGGCGAATCAAACGAAGAGATGTATCATATCATCGAGCAGGTCGAGCCGCATATGCCCACGGATAAGATACGTTATCTTATGGGGGTCGGCACTCCCGCTAATATAATCGAAGGCGTCGCGCGCGGCGTCGATCTTTTCGACTGCGTTATGCCCGCCAGAAACGCCAGGCACGGACATCTATTCACACATAACGGCATAATCAATCTCAATAACGCCAAATACGTTACCGACGCTTCGCCGATTGAGGACGGGTGCGGCTGTCCGACCTGCCGCAGATACTCCAAAGCGTATATCCGCCATCTTTTGAGGGCCGACGAAGCGCTCGGCAAGCGCCTCGCGGTAATACACAACCTCTGGTTCTACAATCACCTTATGGTCGAGATAAGAGATGCGATTGCGGAAGGACGTTTCGCCGCCTATGCCGCGGCCGCCATCCCCAAGGTTTCGGTAAGGATCTGA